DNA from Limnohabitans sp.:
CGGGGTGTTCGGCCAGGGTTTGGCGCACTTTTTCCACCAGCAAGCGGTCGCGGCGGTAAGGGCGCACCGTGAGCAGCAGGGCGCGTTGCAGCATGCGCTGCAAAGCCGCTTCGTCGCGGCGCACCGGCAAGCTCAGGTAACCGGCGTCGAACTGCAGGCTGTGCGTGGGCGCGTTGAATTGCGTGGGGCCGTCAAACAGCACACGGTAACTTTCTTCATGCAGTGGCGGGGCAAAGCGCAAAGTGGTTTGCACCAGCGGAATGCGCGAGTCGGTCAGCCAGCAGGCCACGCCCAGTGCATTGCGCAGTACCGAGACCACGGCAAACTCCTGCAATGTTCCCAGCGGGCGGTGTTCGTGCAATTGCAGGTGCGCCACGCCCGCCTCGGTGCTGACTTGCAGGTGGATGTCGTCGGTCAATAACCCGTGGTGGCGGCACCAGCGCTGCAGGGCCACACCCAAGGTGGGCGCGGTCAGTGAGGCGCGCACCAGCATGCCGTAGCTGCCCCAAGGCAGGCGACGGCTGAACCAGCCCAGGGCTTCGTCGTCCAGCGCCCGCATGGCGGTGGCCGACAGCCATTCCATTTGCAGGGCGGTGATGCGTGCCTCGGGCTGGTGCAGGGTGTCTGGCGCAATTTGTGCCTCGGTCAGGGCGGGCAGCGGGTCCATGCCGCGTTGGGTATAGGCCTGTGCGATCGCTTTGACGAAAGTCATGGGTGTCTCGGCGCGGCCGGTGTGGGTCGGGCGAGGTGGGTCAGGCGAGTGCGGGTTCATGGGCCTTGAAATTGTGGCACGATTTGCAACCCATTTGACACCCTCCAACCGGGCGCAGGTCTTAAGCTGGCAGGCATTGCCCCACAGGCGCGGTGTTTGCCGTGTGCCCGGGGCCACAGCCAAGGAAGACACATGACTGTTTTGCACTCCCAACTGAACCCGCGTTCGGCCGACTTTCAAGCCAATGCCGCCGCCATGCGTGGCTTGGTGGACGACCTGCGCGCCCACCTGGAGCGCGTGGCTTTGGGTGGCGGTGATGCGCCCCGCGCCAAGCACACCGCCCGGGGCAAACTGCTGCCGCGTGACCGCGTGCAGATGCTGCTCGACCCCGGCACGCCTTTCCTCGAAGTCGCGCCATTGGCTGCCCTCAACATGTACAACAACGATGCGCCCAGTTCGGGCGTGATCGTGGGCATTGGCCGCGTGAGCGGGGTGGACTGCATGATCGTGTGCAACGACGCCACGGTGAAGGGCGGCACCTATTACCCCCTCACGGTAAAAAAGCATTTGCGCGCGCAAGAGATCGCGCAGCAAAACCACTTGCCCTGCATCTATTTGGTGGACTCTGGCGGTGCCAACTTGCCCAACCAGGACGAGGTCTTTCCGGATCGCGACCACTTTGGCCGCATCTTCTTCAACCAGGCCAACATGAGCGCGTTGGGCATTTCGCAGATCGCCGTGGTCATGGGCTCGTGCACCGCAGGTGGCGCGTACG
Protein-coding regions in this window:
- a CDS encoding AraC family transcriptional regulator, which codes for MNPHSPDPPRPTHTGRAETPMTFVKAIAQAYTQRGMDPLPALTEAQIAPDTLHQPEARITALQMEWLSATAMRALDDEALGWFSRRLPWGSYGMLVRASLTAPTLGVALQRWCRHHGLLTDDIHLQVSTEAGVAHLQLHEHRPLGTLQEFAVVSVLRNALGVACWLTDSRIPLVQTTLRFAPPLHEESYRVLFDGPTQFNAPTHSLQFDAGYLSLPVRRDEAALQRMLQRALLLTVRPYRRDRLLVEKVRQTLAEHPEHSRNADDLAAWLNLSARTLHRQLKEEGASLQQLKDAVRRDLATELLLRTQRPIKQIAAEVGFQNEKSFMRAFKGWTGVTPEGVRSHQPSQPS